CCTGTTTTCAATGGAAGGCAGCATTTTAGCTCATCGGATGATGAAAGTTCATCCTTTTCTTAGCATCCTAGGATTGATCTCCACCTTATGACTGCATTTTTGCTGAATTTCACTGGGATCATCATGCCAGTGAGAAAATCAGTAAACATAAAAGGAGGATCTGAACTGAGCTTCTCAACCTGGAGTCCATTTGTTGGCCTCTCCTTTTTGTACCTAAATATACTGGCTTACAAGATTTTGGATTTGTTTACTTCATATGTAATATATACCAAATTATGTTGGGACATAATAAAGTAGTAATGCTGGAATAGTTGAATCTGTCATGTAAATTTGTTAGAAGCTGAATTAAAGTTTCCTGTTTAACGGGCAGTAGCTTAAGAAGGTACTTCTATTCATGTAAACCAATGCAGATTATTCTCCTTGGAACTCTGGAAGTTAATGTGCAGCTTGAGTATTTATTCATCTGCCATGAATTGCTATTGGTGGTATACTGAAGTTTTGAACTCTGTTGTTCTCATTATACATGATCCTGATTTTCACTGGTGTATTCAGGAATTTTGCCTTCTTCGGTAAGAATCCTGCAACTTTATGGTATCaacaaagacaaaagaaaaaagaaagatccATGTTAGGATATTTAAAACgaaagtaattaagaaatatcCATGCACGGATACTggatgttaaaaaaaaaaaaaagcctctTGTTATCACATCTTGCGCCCACTAATTCTTCCGAGGAGATTTTACCATTTAAATACAAGgaagtttaaattaattctagaaGAAAAACATGATAGCAAAATCTGTTTCATGATTTTGCAATCTGGGAATTCTCAGCATCCATACGTTCAAGCACTCGGCGCCCTTCTTCTTCTGTAGCTGGAAAAACATTCCGAATCCTTAATCCATCTTTAATGGCCTCAGGACGGACGGTGAATGTGAAGTAGAACTTGTTAGATACCTGTTCATCAAATTGCATTGCATGCAACGAAACAAAATTATGATGTTTAAGCATTGTGACAGAACTTGCATAGAAGATGAAAAGCAGTTGGTTTTCACAAGTGATCTAGAACCGGAAGAAATGAGAACTATCCAATTTTGTTCCAATTCAACTTTACAAGACATAAAGCACTATGTTTCAGTGGAATTAGAGGCAGCTAACGAGTTCTGTGGCCAATACAAGTATCTGAAGGGCTATTTCTGGAATCACTTTATTTCTCACATGCTACTCTTGGTGTTCTATTTCGGATTTGTGAATTCATGCGTTTCAAcagggaaaagaaaatgttctgaatttattttacatgtgGAAACCTGCACTGgttacaaattttgaatactAAAATATGACTCGTTTCTGCAGGACCATTAGCTTATTTTCCATTTGAATTCAGGTGCTTACCTCACTGGACCTTAGCTCAGGCCTTGTAACATGAGCTATGACTTCCACATTAATCAGTGGTCTAGCAGGGTCCTGAAGCTCTGTGTACAGAACACAGGACTTCAAGCGAAGAAAATTTCCAACATCTACCTGCATCAATCAAACAAATTCTAAATCCTATTAGCATTAGCAAATTTAACAATcgccaaaaataaaaattttgatttttgactGTTGACATATTTCTGGCCAATTTTTGGTGAATCGatatcaacatgagaaaataatatatactagCATCTCTTTTGGTAAATCTACATCAGCATGACGAGTAGAATAGTAAATAGGAGGAAGCTGATTAGCAAAATATCTTCCATCCTAAAATGGGCTTCACATTTCATTATTATGTAAATTGCATCTTGctgacaaaagaaagaaaagagagcaTACCACaacaaaataactaaaatgcACTCAGAAGGATCCATGGAATATTCAGTTCTCTGTCTTTTGTTTGCTGTATGTGCTATTTGAAGTAGTTCTTAAAAATTGCGTGAAGCTTTTAGTTAAAAGTGTTGCAACTTACAGGTTTTAAGAAATCAACATGATCAACTTCAACAAAGCGTGGTGCTGCACCAGCAAATGCATAAGCAGTTGAAAAGGCCAGCTCAAATGCTTTGCGCATTagaaatccaccaaaaattcgaCCATGAATGTTCCTTTGCTGTGGTTGACAGATCAAAGAGTTCTGATGGCAAGTATCCTTTATAAGAATGCTATCTCTGTCTGCCAATGCCGGCATGTCACTGAAGATCCGGCCTTCGGCGAGCAATGCGTTGAGCCTTTCCATGTCCCTATTCTCAGTATCTATTTTACTTTCTGCTCTCTTctgttttcttgttttgtttctttcttctgcTTCTTCCCAGAGCAATTTTTCTTGTTCAGTTTCCGGTGAGATCCGGTTAACAGGAGCTGATTTCCCAGTCTTTGAATCACGAGCCACAAATGTGAAGTTTGCTATAAGAGCAAGTGAGTCAGATGGATTGGGAGTCCCTGCAAAACAAGTTTTCATACTCAAAACATTGCTAAACTTTTACAGAAATAGGAGGAAAATTTCTAAGTTAAATAAGACATTAATGTCATGAAATCACAAGAGCAGAATTCAGTTCTGTTTTTTGTCAATAGTCAAGAGTCACAATGTAGTCTATTGCAAGAATAGAATATCACTGGAGAGAGAATTTTTTGTAGGAGCATAAAAGTCAATTAAAAGATTATACCAACAGTAGCAGTTTCTAGGATTGCTATCTCGGAAAAAAGAAAGCTGTTCCTGAGAATATATTAGGATACACGAGTCACGTGATGATATGATCTAATACTTTCTCATTAGTAGTTTCTCCAAGGAAacattttagttaaaattagGTGCTTAAACACAGATTAGTATTTAGTAGTCTCTCGTGTTTGTGCCCATGAGAACAAAGCAACAGAAATGACCAATAGTTATTTCTACCATTAAGCAGTCATTAGCAGAATGAATATCTCTATTTTGCAGGAATTATTCCAATACCTCcatattatataaagaaagaataaagattGTTCACTGATTCACACCCTAAATTTTATTCGCTGGCAATCACCCTCAATTAAGGATGACGAATACAGGCGCAGAAGACCATATAAATGATCAAGCAAGTGccataattcaaaaaaaacaTTGAACCAATCACATTCGAGCTtgtaaaagaaacaaacaaccCATCATTGACCTAGTACCTTCTGTTGATTGAGTTACTTCCAATTGAATCTCCATGGATGACCGCCCAACCCATGTAACAGCACCAGCTATTCTAAGATCAGCATCAACACGGATTGGCATTTTAAGAACCATCCTGTCAACAGAAGCAGTAACCAATAAAATAGGCCTTGTCATACCATCTTCATTGCAGCAGTGCTGGCCAACAAGTGAACTAgtgattaaaaataatgaacaCATCAAGCAGTCgatgaacaaaaagaaatgaaagactATGGTAATCTAATGCAATAACCTTGGACAGAGAGTTCCAATGCTAGACAGTTGATATGTCGTCAAATAACAAAATCTTTAACAGGAAATAGAGAAATGACAAATCAATCATAGACCAAATAGCATCCAAGCAACACCAGCCAGCCAAATCTAGAGTAGAAGTCATTATCTTTTCCaaacaaataactaaaattCAGTTCTTAGTAAAACCCAATTCACTAAAAGGGGATGGCAACAACACCAACAAAAACACACCTTGAGAAAAGACATTATTACCTTATAGGAAATGGTACCAGCAAGTGCATCAAGATCTTCAACTAATTTCCCCATCCTAATTTCATTCCAAGGGTTCCTATACTGCTCTCTGAGTACAAAATCAGAAGAGAAGTTATAAAGAATGACAGTCCTACTCCTTGAAGGCGTTTTTGTTACCAATTCACTCTCTGAACTGTCATCAAGTGGTGAATCAGCAGCAGGTTTTTCAAAAATGCTTGATCTTGCTTCCCATAAAGCATTAGTTACAGGTGAATGGTACATTCCTGGCCACAAACTAATAGGTTTTCTGATGGAAGAGCCTGCATCAATTGGAGCTGTACTCTCACTTGGAGAAGTAAAAGCTGAAACCTTTTGTGTAACATTTTGTGGGTCTGGAATTTCATTGGAAGAAAAACATCTCCTTCGAATGAAATGGCAAGGGATTGGATCATATAATGCGGTTTCCAATATGGGTTTTGACTGCTTTGAGAAATTTGAAGTGGGTTTCAATTGTTTCCATGAATTGGCAAAGAGGGTATTgcttttatgtaattttgaGAAGATGGGTTTCATGATTGTTGTGTGGACTCAGTAATTTATGATGATGCTCttgatttttttgtttctgCTACAAAATTAGGAAAAGTCATGAGGTTTTTAAGATCGACTGTGCTATAGGAGAATCAGAAGCTCTTGTCCGGTTGgtttgctaatattcctgAGAAATTGGACTTTGCTGGTTTATTGgaaagtaattaaatgaattaaataaacaatttaatactttaatttaatatgatatcaTGTAATGTAAAATTCGTAgcaatatctttttttaaatctcattttatcatataaaagAGGTGAgagtaataaaaagaaaatagataatttattatttcgtGCCTTTTcagtttaaattttacatttcaaaatgcttttaatattttataatttttattctaacaTTATTATATCAAACCAACcaatttttatgatatatcAGATATCtaatacaaaatttattaataaataaaaagtatatgtatctttttcaatttatatttaattaacatttttttagCAATAAGTTCTTAATATCTCTTGAGGCTCCATAATGCATAGTTAGATGctatcttttcttcttttttttttaaagaaaaagtagatgctatcttattaaaaaatattagtattttaaattatatcaatacttaattatacataataaaaagaagaaacaagtacctattttatttggattaaaatactaaattaatatatatatatatatatatatatatatatagtttagtTAGGTgcggaaaaaaataaaaagacttaattgataaaaagatgaaaatttcctttaaataactttataatatttaaaattaattttcttaacttataataaaatgataaataaaactattatgttactaaataattataaatatatatatatatatatatatatatatatatatatatataatatttcacataaaaatagttaatttcttaaaattactttCAATTCATAAGTCAGTCTAGTTCCTTCGGagtaaattaaaggaaaaacaatacCTGAATATAAAAGGTATCTAACTTTTATatcttcatttttaaaatcttataaaaatacaCTCAAAAACCGAAAAATTTACTTCTATATAATCCGTATAAAAACACGTATGTTTCACTAAAAAACAACAGATACAAAAGCCAAATAATCgcaataaataattcaaataaaatcgCTACACTAAAAGAAATTTCCaataaacaatatataatttcGATAAAATCTGCAATAAATAACAGAAGCGATAGAATAGAAAGTTTTTTCAACATACATTCACCAAATTCGAATCCAATTAGGTAATCCAATCTtatccatttattttttttcttgttgtttTGAAAAAAAGTACATTAAAATTCTCCAAAACAAATATATTGTATGATTTACTTAACaacttacaaatataataagataattaaaaaatttaaattctcaGATCTAAAGATAAGTAAGTAATCAAAACTTATTTGCTgaaaaattcagaaaaatgtatgtaataaatataaagtggttaatagattataaaaagaagtttcaaaacaaaatataaaacaagttTTAAAAGTTACAGTATACAGCAAAAAGTATTACCGTGAGTACATAGAGGCACctaataaatatctattataaaattataacaaataatattaaataactttttatttatatatatattgtacaAAACTTGTGTACTAAGAATTAATGGGTATATGCAGGCATacaatatgtatatatttacaataagtatataaacaaatttaaaagtaaacaataaaatatatatagaaagatgaAAATCGATTAGCTCAAGctttttatatatcatttttatttaagaaaagtaataaacaaattaaatgagtatttgtattttttttcttttattcataaGTTATATGCTACCCTTtacttatttgaaattttaagatatacagtaaacaatatatattaagtatataactaatatatttcAGATATATGATACTTGAttcttattgaatttttttcattatatttcatgaactcaaaattataaatcaaactcaaaattatcaaactataaaaatgtaactattttattgaattagaTCTTACAATTTAGATGTTTGACCAAATGAATGTGTGGAAAGaaccaaataattttttcaaaaatcaaatataagtGCTTTTTGTGTTATATAACTAGTTATTTGAATGATTTTGTTGATGTTTGGTTGATGTTTAGTTGTTATTTGATTAATGTTTGGTTTATATTTGGTTGATTTTCAGATCTATGAATAAttgtcttcaatttttttgaactgttattatttttcttatgggtctcactcttttttttttatctctcttATTAcatttctctttattaaataaaataaatattattattttaattttcttaaaatttgtttgatttttttgtaaaaaattcagcttttttaaaactttttgtaagaaattattttgatatatatattcttctaATTTTGGACAATATTTACAGTTCCgttatgaatttttatgtaattttttatactttttttatttattttaagtctttatataattaaatgattcTGTTGATGTTTGGTTGATTTAAGATATATGAAAAAgtgtttttaatttctttctttaaattgttatttatttgttgAAGACAATCTAGAATATTAGCAATTAGTTTTTTGttgaaaaaatagttttaagtTCTTTGAACTGTTTATTTACATGTTGAAGAAGATTCGAAATATtcgaaattatttttttaaaaaaaattattttttaatatttaaattatcttattttatatttgattatagttattttttatttattttgttaatgagaaaaatattaaagtcaagattacaactaaaaaataatttgtataaattttCGTGtcattagataaaaaaaaataaaacaatgacgatagagaaattataaaataatataatcaattttataattaattaaaaaaaattgtcaaaaaaacaataaaaaatatatcgatatattaattttttattttaagatatttattactttaagATTTAATCACTATTTGTtttgaaatactttttataacttacttatttattaaattgaaattttaaataatttttcttgaattaaaatattatatctgAAACAATTGTaacacttatttttaattttctaaaaatatgaCAGCCGGTgaagtaattaattattttttatttataaatttaattattcatcacattttaatttataaattatttagttaactaaaaatatcagctatttaaaaaagatataattaactaaaaatttcagctaattaaaaaaatataattatattaataatatagatttagaaaaaagtataagaaaaatgaataatttttaagatttaaaaataaataaataaagagaaaaaataaaaaaatgtcaaaaagAATTGCTTTTCTCTAGAACAATAGAAGcatttgaaatggaaatattAGTATTGAGAAGATTCAGAACACGTGAAATGGAAGTGAAAAACTAAGAGCGTATTTTtgcaaaaaagaataaagtcaaaaagagatttttgtaaatatttacttttctaaGTGCTATTGACTTGCTAAAAAAGGGGAATCGGGTAAACAACCCATTAAAATGATACCCGGCCCTGTGAATAGGTTTTAAGTGATAGCCCAAGCCCAAAAGACATATACGGACTCGTTCTTAAACGAATACAAAACGACAGCgttagtataaatataaatccCCTCTCTACCGGCGTCCAAAATCAAAGTCAGAATTCAGAAACCACCGAAccgaaataaaaaagaaagaaaaagaaaagaaattcgAAAGGTAAGCGCCAAAGAAACCCTTGTTTTGCAATCCAAATTTTCTCTATTCCGTtcagttctttttcttttccttctgttttttgttaatttatatatttacttgAATCTTGCTGTATATGTGGAACTTAAGGGCTTGTTTGAATGGAAATAACTGCAGTTTCTGAGTTTTACTATTAGCTTCATTTTCGTCTCATTGGCTAATTATggatttattttagaataatatcCAAGGATTATGGTTATTTTAAGCTTGCATAACCAAGTGCTCGATTAATCTCCTGTTTATGgtaattattgtttttatttgtaatttatgtgttattagtgttttattccttttttctttccttttcttttgtaatcTGATAGcagtagttttttttttttcttttgggttctGTTTTACTGTTTTAACATATgtttaaaaaggaaatttgTCTTCTT
The Ricinus communis isolate WT05 ecotype wild-type chromosome 1, ASM1957865v1, whole genome shotgun sequence DNA segment above includes these coding regions:
- the LOC8261009 gene encoding acyl-coenzyme A thioesterase 2, chloroplastic-like; the encoded protein is MKPIFSKLHKSNTLFANSWKQLKPTSNFSKQSKPILETALYDPIPCHFIRRRCFSSNEIPDPQNVTQKVSAFTSPSESTAPIDAGSSIRKPISLWPGMYHSPVTNALWEARSSIFEKPAADSPLDDSSESELVTKTPSRSRTVILYNFSSDFVLREQYRNPWNEIRMGKLVEDLDALAGTISYKHCCNEDGMTRPILLVTASVDRMVLKMPIRVDADLRIAGAVTWVGRSSMEIQLEVTQSTEGTPNPSDSLALIANFTFVARDSKTGKSAPVNRISPETEQEKLLWEEAEERNKTRKQKRAESKIDTENRDMERLNALLAEGRIFSDMPALADRDSILIKDTCHQNSLICQPQQRNIHGRIFGGFLMRKAFELAFSTAYAFAGAAPRFVEVDHVDFLKPVDVGNFLRLKSCVLYTELQDPARPLINVEVIAHVTRPELRSSEVSNKFYFTFTVRPEAIKDGLRIRNVFPATEEEGRRVLERMDAENSQIAKS